A window of Dysidea avara chromosome 1, odDysAvar1.4, whole genome shotgun sequence genomic DNA:
TGTAGATATTATTCATCCCATTTaattgcatatatatacataattatatacatttgcTGCTTACATATCACGGGATATGGCGGGATATGGCCTTAACATGATAGTTTTCTTGGGACCTACGTACTTGGTGTAATGAAGTGGTCTAAGTTGATTTACATTTTATCATCCAAGGTTTCTCAAAATGGGATGTGACTTTCATGAATACAGTATGATGATGCTACTGTATGCATTAAAATCACTGTAAAAGGCATAAGCTTAATTATGCACAGTAATAATTTATACATTGTTtatagttacaagttactaaaCATGCCTACCGTAGCCAATGTATATGTATTCTTTTTGAGAAGAGAGTTTCCCTAGGCCTCATCCTACTCATCTCAAGTGAAACCAGACTCTACTAGCTAGTGGAGTGAATGCCATGCTATTGGTTTACAGTGTGAAGTACTTGCAACTTGTGAATGCATGgcagttttattagagtatattgctgCATTGTACAGAGTATCTTATATCAATCCTTATTCAGTGAAATGGATAGGAACATGGTTGTGACCTCCATTATCATGTCTATACTGACTactgactgggcctgcaaaaataaggCATGTAGACatactacaccccatcacacaaCAGATAGTAGTGGAGTAAaatatctgcattctataaCTTGTATTATATAGCCAATTCAATGAGTAATATGAGCTGAAAATGTCATGGCCATAGTGTAATTGTAACAAAAGTTATGAGCAATCAAAGCTTGAAAAAGTAACACATTTTATCTGCCCATATGCcttattttcacaggcccagtcactattattattatactagcTGTTAATCTTTGAGCATTTTATGCTGAATTATTCAAGTGATCATGTGgtgataaaaataattaattaataatgaatgaataaataaaagtTTGGTGCAATCTTGAAATATTCAAGTTGGAGCAATATCAAGTGTACATGAATTATTGGCTATACTGAGGTGACATCATGAATGGAATATTTAGTATCCACttagctatgtacatgtatagctattgtTTCTATAGTTAACAAGCTAAATGTTAAATAATAAAGATTTAAAAAGTATCAACATTGTCAGTTTCCACAAGGTGGTCGGGTAAATGATTCCATAGTTGGATTGCTCTTGGGAAAAATGAGTACATGAAAGAATCAATTCTTGACGGTAGGTGTAGCTGCTACTACGGGTGAAACTAGGGACTTTATGAAATATATGATCATAAGGGATATCTACATACTGATTGATAATTGAAACATAACTATAGTTGAATTATCTCTTCACCTCTCCAATGATTGCCAATCAAGCATAGCTGTTACACTAGAATGTTGGGAATAATCACTAAACACAAATCTGGCAGCCTTCATGTGAGTCATCTCTATTTTGGTGAATATTAGTAAGTGAGTGGGGTGGAATATTCACAGATGGGGCGGATATAAGTCACAAATCAAGGCCACTACAAAAGTTTATGCCAAGTCAACAACAATCAAGGATGAAAATTTAGAACCCACAGTCTAAAAATATAAAATGTTCCTCTACAGTTCTGCGGTTCCTTTGTTGAGCTTATATTCTACCAGTGTTGGATTATTGTGATACTATCAAATTCTACTGGCACTCATCAATTAGAAAGACTTCATTCCAAGTTTATGTCATCATTTCCTTCTGATAAGTATGATCATCTTTAATAATCACATAGTTTATACAACTATATgaagtacatactgtatgtataaaaaGTCTATGAAATTAAATGGAGCAAATGTCACTCATCAATGTTGCTGATGACCAGGCAGAGAGAATAACTATGCATATTACCATGAGTTTAGAaacaatattatgtactcttgatattactggAAGCTACTACATATGTAAAACTGAAATCTGTTGACAGAAATGCTTATATTCACTTTTAGTGCAAATGGCTACTTATTTGGTTGATGTAATTATGCAGCTACTATCATGTGTATGCATGCTTTGTAATTATGAgtacaaaatttgtacaaaTTACTATATGCATGTATAGCTATTATTGTAGCTCATCATTGTAGCTACTAGCAGAGTTAAAGCAAATAAAGGGCTTGGGCTACAATACTGAAGACTTCAGCCTGACACCATCATGTAACCTGTGCTACCCTCCTCATGCATTGTAAATTCCGGGAAAAAGAAAACAGGTTCAGAAAATAAATCATGAGACATTTACTGATTAAGCGTAATAGTAACAGAATTAAGTGCCACATCCATGCCTACATTTGAACATATAATGTCAAATTATGGTATCATTCCAATGGTCTTGGTGCTGTTTCCATATTAACCACTATAAACACAGTTTTTTCAGATATTAATTTTGACATAGtccatgtacatatatgttTGTACTCATCAGCTATACTGAAAACCAATACAGTCATGTGGATAGTTCATTCATAGGCACTGTGACATTAAATACATGTGCATAGCTTATTCACAGCCTCTCATTGAATATTATATTTCATGCTTTTCAAGTCTGTAAAGGGAAATGTGTAACTATATCTACTGGTACACTATTTCCTGTTCAGTGTGTTACTATAGCTTTCTTAGAAACACATCTACTGAAGTATAAGTGCTCTATATATGTGACATAGCATCTACAATGTATCTCAGAAAAATAACCTCCTACATATGTAGGTTAAAATGTACACGCTTACACTAATAACCATCCAAAATGCCTCAATCCGGCTCAGGCATTTTCTCAGTAGATATCCAACTAGAATCTAAAATGTACACATCAAAGCTGTGTGATAAAAAGTTGTTTGTGTATCATAGAGTTCCATCCATTCAAGAAAGAAGTCCTAGAAAAAGTTATTCCAAATTAAACTTCCTATTTGTCCAGATCTACTGTACTTCCTGTAACAGTGCCCAGATCTACCCATGTCATGATCAAATCCTATTTTATGCACTTATAAGAAAATTAAGGTAGGACACACACACTGATACAACAACTGACATTGTTTTGTTTCTTGCTGGCTACATTTGATACCACCTGTGTCATTTTTCTGACCAATGTGACCACACTGTTAAAGTTGGGTGTTCTCAAACACCCATGTTGCTGTGTTACCTAAACACCCACACCTGTTATGGTGTAGTAGGAACACCCTTGGGTCTTTGCACTACACTAATTCAATTTTGAACACTTCTTGGTGTTTGTCAACACCCTTTGGTGTTTATGTACACCTGGTTTAGTTAATAAAATTAACACAATTCGGTCACACATTAAGTTTGTAAGTCAATAAAAGCATACAGGCTagcatttacaaacaaaaaatatCTTCCAGCATTGCACATACATTAAATCATAAACAATGAAGAAGGCAAAACAATGGAAGACATGCATATAGCATGTGACTCTACTACTGATATATCTCATGCACATGTATAAGATGTACATGCAATAGATTTGTGTAGGTGCTAATTACAGTGAGATGACAGTGTGATGGCATTATCATGTACctgtacatatacactgtattatttcttgtgacaaccatacagtaattcatttcagtgctttttaaaatgaaacccacaatcgaaagtcatgTTTATTGGCTACGTTATAAATACAAACTGAAAACCATAAGAGGTAGGAAGAGTTAATGATACATATATCCATGTTTCTTGTATGTTCTTTGTATCAATTATATGATGATGTTTGAAATTGTTCAGTGAAAATGTGATTGGCTGTataacaaagaaaacattccattttcttttaaaatatcTTCTACACCCCATGGGTGTAATTGAAGTACCCTATGGGTGTAACAGAACACCCTCAGAGGAGTGTGGTGTAAATGGCAGCTATAGCACCCCAAAAGGTGTTTTGCAAACACCTTTTTTTAACAGTGCATCCACACAGTGATATAGCATGCAATAGCTTTTATTAAGCAATGATCTTTTTTGGCATACAGTTTAGTGTATGTAGTAATTATTACACTGATGACCATGTACACATGTCTATGATATCACACTGAATATAATCTGTCACTTATGGATTGGATTTCCTTTTGCTTCCATGAATGACCCATAGTTAGTAAAACTCATGTGTTTATTTTGCTAAGATTTTTATTACCAGTAGTATGTGAATGGAGGAATTTTAAAACACGTGataggaaatatagttggtttAGTAACATGTGAGTAGAGATAGTTAATTCATGAGGATTTAATTTAAAAGGTAAACATCCTATTTTTCACATAGATGGTAATTGATGTACCCATATGGCATCACTGGATAATTTGTTAATGTACTTAATAAGGTTATGAGTTCATTACATGTGTCTTTTTATAGCACACATACAATGTATTATGTGTGCAATAATTGTGACTGTAGTCACAGCAAGTAAAATAGTATTTGTGTGATCAACATTAGCGTATATCATATTATGTGCTAGAAAAAATCTTTAAGTGACATTTTACACGAAAGGATTCAACTTGGGACCTAGATTGGAACTGTCACTGAAATTTTGTGAAATTGTTCTAAAGCAAATATTTTGAACCCCTGCAAATTTTTTTATATAGCCATATGGCAAACACAGTTTACACACACTTTAATTTTGTTAAGTATGATGCATTTAACTCCATGGACATGTAGCGTAATATAGATGATCTCATTTTCAAATGGATTCAAAATTGTGTAGACTTGTACGGAATGCTAAATTAACattctgcattcttcaatatATTGTTACATTATCAGTATACATGTGTTGCCCACAACTTGATATTCTTTTTTAATCTCTGATCTTGTACCTGTGTATACATTCATTGCATCTGTTAACACGTATACAcaactgtacatatacacacatagaATTCAATAGTTTTTATGTAGTAATTTTTAGGCACTGGCAACTACCTACACAGGAAAATGGTATTTAGTAACTACTATATCATAAAATTATTCTTTTCTTATATACAACAAATGTATGGATTCCCTTGCATGCATGGTAATGCTACACAGTCACTGATTATATCTATGATGGTACAAGAATCATGCGACGCAATATCACACAGACTTCACTTGGTGGATATCTGTGCTATGCAGTTAATTAGTACAGAAAACTCCTCTCTAGTAACTTACAAATAACTGTACCATCTACAAGGAAATGTACCTGAAACATCCCACTAGACTACACCTGTATGTAAGACAAGAGTAGTTTCccctgtatgtacagtacatgtacacacatggtTATATTGTAATGTGCAAGGCTTACGTATGTTGACTACATGGTCAGTTAGCAGTATTGCACATATTTGGTAAACATCAAtattcattgaatttttttcAACCAGCAAAGCACAACAAATTGTGCAATTGTTCATGCTATATAGCATGTGGTTATTAGCCACATGACTGTCAGGCTAATTGTTTAGGAAATGGTTTTACTTATATGGAACACACTTTCCGTGTGAAAAATTAATGATCTTGTTTATGCATTCCAAGAAATATACTTTAACGGCTTTATTATAACTACCATAACAAACTATATACCTACGTACACTGTTTATTTAAGGATGTTGAAATCTTCCTTTTTATCATGTAAGGGTTAAAACATATTCACGTATTGTTACCACTTGATTACTACAGTGTTTAAACCAGGTATACAGTAAACACATGTTTTCATTGTTACTATAGACACATGGACACTGGTTCTAGAAATGTCAACTTAATTATAAAGATTATACGTATAGgcacaaaaacacacacaagaaacataTTTGTTAAAAAATAATAGCATTTACAGTGATTCCCATGCATGTGTATTTTACAGTCATTTTTGTGCCATTTCAAGTCcgtatatatacagtgtacatgcacAACATTGTACTTAATATAACTGATATCACATTTGTAGTGACATACACAATAGTAGCCATGGTATCAGTGTACAAGCATAGCCATATTTACAATTGCTGGATGGAAACAGACTGGAGCAAGACTTAAGTACTACTCTATGCATAGAATCAGTATCTGTTACTATAAATCCATCAAACATGACTGTTTGACAATTGGAAGCATTACGGAATGAATTTGCTAGCTGAAATTAGTGGATGGTCAATAATATTCCAGTATGTTTTGTAGGACATTACATATGTATGCACATGATTTTTTATTTCTTGTGATACATTACCTATAAGAATGAAATAGCATGCAGTGCATGATTCTACAGCATATATGGTTTCCAGCACTTTGTTGTTATTTTAAGTCTATTTATGGTCATAGATACCTTAATTTGTTGCTAGTGTACATTCCAAGTGATTGCACTGTGTAAATCTAATATTGTATATTTTATGAAGTGACATCATAAAACATGTCATCCTGGGAGTATAAAAGGAAGCTCTGCTTGCATTGTGGCATTACAAGAGCTCTGCAAAGTATATTTCAGTAGCAACAGATGGCTAGTTTCAGCATGGAGGCTTTAGGATATAAGCTTTCAGTTACTACGATTTTTCTGTCAGCAATGATCATTATTGCACATTGTGCTCCAATAAAGAACAAGCGGAACAGTGGAGTATCTATTGTTGACAAGACACAACAGTTCTATTGTACATCTGAACTTATTAAACTACAAGTCCAGTACATGGTGAAGGTATATATGCAGTGAACTAATAGTGTACTATTTTACTCTTCATTGTATTATTTGCTCTACAGCATAGAAAGGCAGTTGTATTACCAACAGAACAGTCcaacaattcttctgtactcaACATTGTCAATCTATCACTGCAGCAGTTTGATTTCACATGTAGTGTATTCACAACTGCAATGGCTATAAAATATCAGTTACAGAATTCTTTATTCAGAGGAGAATACTTTGTTGAGAAAAATGACAGTTTGAAAAGAGTGAATAATACAGAAGATGTCAACAATTTAAACAGTGTGCTTGAGTATCTTCAAACACTGGCTGATATTCTTCAAGACATTGAGGTAAGCACATAAACTAGCAGATATATACTGCACCAGGGAATTACCCATAGCTTTGACAAATATTGGATCATGCCATCAAGGTTCTTTGCAATTGGTTACATGGTCCCTTAATATCGATCAAATTTGTAATGctatataatacaaaaatacTGTACTACAGTATAATCTTTTTATTACAATGTATGCAAGTACAATACTTCCTGTGGATTACACAGCTGTGCATGCCAATGTGAATTAAGGTTGAAAAACTAATACTGCAAATTCTTGGATACTATAGTTCAAGTAGTCatgtagatcacatgatccgTTTTTACTGCTCACATGATGTCATCAAGAAGTGACATTATGAGAGTCAAGGGGCTTTGTTTGATTTGTGGAATTAAATGAATGCACTTTGTGTGTCAGGAATATTTACATGGGAACTTTAATACAATGTATGTATTGATGCTTTAAAAGTTGTAAACCTTACATTGTAGTCTGGTATtataaaacatgtcacataAGCATAGCTACAAGTATgtataattcatgaattatcaATTGTCAATGCTAGAGAGTACTCAAAAACTAAAAAAACTACAAAATTTCCAGTGAAAATATAGTTACCATCCTTGGGAATCCATAGTTATAGATATCTGAGTTATGTAGCTAAGTGGATCCATAATACAttgtaatgtgtatgtgtggCTCAAGGTAGTAGTTTGATGATTATTACaggtaataattttattttcttACTATAGGAAATTTTGTCAACTAAACATTGCATAGTGTTTAGTCCCAGTGAGTACAGGAGAGCATATTGTGAATTCTTTGATGAAGACAATTGTGCTAATGGTACTTCTGTGTTGGAGACCTTGAAGCATGTGCACTGGACTAGAGTACGGAGTTACCCCAAGGAATGGCAGGATCCACTACCACAGCACTGTATGTGCAGTGGTTCTTGTTTCACAAAATGACTACTTATACTGTACACTTCTATATATAAGATGTCACGGCTATTATTTATTAAATAAATATGCTAATAAAGTTGTATTCTATGCCACAATTCattttgtatatacagtatattttgAAGAAATATTATATCTTTTTACTTATGCCTTATATTATCAACACACATGTCTTTTTTCTTTAACACCATACTGCAAATTATTACTCAACTGGGCTACATAGGTGGGTGTTGAGTACTCTGTCTGGAGGTGCTGGTCATTTAGGTGCTTAGATGCAATCTGTTCAACTTCATCATCACATACTATCTTTATTTGAAAATTCTTTTCTACTCAAAATCAAATAGCGTATACTGGTTGTGTATACAAGTCATATATACAAGCTAAGCTGGGCTGTTTTCAAATGGgtatttttgctgtgaaataCTACAAATGATTGACATTTGCTTCTATTCTGCCATAGTGTGGGGTATAGTGTAATgcaatcaggggcggatctaggatttcagaagggggggtgctaacataatggttggttggctaagaaaagtgacaactggttaatacaactagctatagtgtgcagagcatgctctatgtagggggtctgggagcatactcccacagaaaatttttgcaaatttagcctatatAATCAGTAttggcaatatttttgactgaaaaaataatgccactttgtttaagtgattcacaatgctttcacaatgcttgtaaagcattttttatttttattttttatttattgttgTGTAGGACTCCAccaaggagtataacacacagatacaaaacaaaatcaaagtaaattcagatggtttaacaaaacgtccttaaaacagtttatagatggctgattgaccacatcttctggcaaagtgttccataatttaatagtggatggtaaaaaggaaaataagtacgagTTGATTCTTGCTTGTGGGATTCTGAAACGTTGTGAATGACCTCTGGTAACTGATGGCATTGATGTTAATGAGATAGATGGAACTTCTATTTGACAATTgattatcttataaaacatgactagtttgcaaaatgtacGTCGTGATTCTAGAGAGGGCCAATTAAGTGATGtgagcatgttagtaacactacttctccaggagtaattgttcattgtatACCTTGCAGCACTTCGTTGAATCTTTTCTATGGCACAAATATCAGATTGAAGGTGAGGGGCCCATATAGGTGAAGCATATTCTAGTGTGGGTCTGACAAAGGACTTATAGCAATGAGATCTTACAGAAATTGGACAATGATTGATGTTCCTCCTCAGAAAAGCTAAGGCTGAATTGTGAGTCACCttagtgtaataatgatgaaatgacaccagaACAGTTGTAGCTAATACTATTACTAACTGTCAaataagggcacagccagtaactaaaaatatattctttacataaagaacaggatGGAGATCATTAAtcttgtgtttgaaataccttaatttagcggtacattaaatttaacaattttagagtttggttttttgctaattgattacatcaag
This region includes:
- the LOC136249195 gene encoding uncharacterized protein — translated: MASFSMEALGYKLSVTTIFLSAMIIIAHCAPIKNKRNSGVSIVDKTQQFYCTSELIKLQVQYMVKHRKAVVLPTEQSNNSSVLNIVNLSLQQFDFTCSVFTTAMAIKYQLQNSLFRGEYFVEKNDSLKRVNNTEDVNNLNSVLEYLQTLADILQDIEEILSTKHCIVFSPSEYRRAYCEFFDEDNCANGTSVLETLKHVHWTRVRSYPKEWQDPLPQHCMCSGSCFTK